The proteins below are encoded in one region of Deinococcus seoulensis:
- a CDS encoding nitroreductase family protein has product MTVATKTYTPAEVTAFYDAHRTVRQYQTTADGSPLPLPADHLEAILHATQRAPTDATAQLYSLIRITRPELRARMAELTTNAHIATASEAFVVCADVRRVERVLQVSGKQAGQWPAIAIHFGIGDAVMAGTNLLTAAEMLGYQGCWIGGVLNGLDAIIDELGLPQGVLPFAALTIGTPAENAPYRPRVPRPLVIHTDTYHDGSDEEIREAVQVMNPIAARGDQPGDWARLLTMYFGQGGGMEAREPGLVAALKKQGLWSGNE; this is encoded by the coding sequence ATGACTGTTGCAACGAAGACCTACACCCCAGCCGAAGTCACCGCGTTCTACGACGCGCACCGCACCGTCCGCCAGTACCAGACCACGGCGGACGGTTCACCGCTGCCCCTGCCCGCCGATCACCTCGAAGCCATCCTGCACGCCACGCAGCGCGCCCCGACCGACGCGACCGCGCAGCTGTACTCCCTGATCCGCATCACCCGCCCGGAACTGCGCGCCCGCATGGCCGAACTGACCACCAACGCGCACATCGCCACCGCCAGCGAGGCGTTCGTCGTGTGCGCCGACGTGCGCCGCGTCGAACGGGTATTGCAGGTCAGCGGCAAGCAGGCCGGACAGTGGCCCGCCATCGCCATTCACTTCGGCATCGGGGACGCCGTCATGGCCGGCACGAACCTCCTGACCGCCGCCGAGATGCTCGGCTACCAGGGCTGCTGGATCGGCGGCGTCCTGAACGGCCTGGACGCCATCATCGACGAACTGGGCCTCCCGCAGGGCGTGCTGCCCTTCGCCGCGCTGACCATCGGCACGCCCGCCGAGAACGCCCCGTACCGCCCCCGCGTGCCGCGCCCGCTGGTCATTCACACCGACACGTACCACGACGGCAGCGACGAGGAAATCCGCGAGGCCGTGCAGGTCATGAACCCCATCGCGGCGCGCGGCGATCAGCCCGGCGACTGGGCCCGCCTGCTCACCATGTACTTCGGGCAGGGCGGCGGCATGGAAGCCCGCGAACCCGGCCTGGTCGCCGCCCTGAAGAAACAGGGCCTCTGGTCGGGCAACGAGTAA
- a CDS encoding PepSY-associated TM helix domain-containing protein, translating into MSPSARPEPGGDTGAARVRPAPRPRTLKARMNVWLRWTHTYTSMISLLVVLFFSLTGITLNHPDWVFGTQETTKTVTGTLPAGWISGSEVNWLTVAEELRAQQGLKGRASDPRVDGQEASISFLAPGYSADTFIDTQTGRYETTILAQGAVAVMNDLHKGRDTSPLWKWVIDLSAVFLTVISLTGLGILLYLKKTRVQALTVMGVGAALTVLLAWQASR; encoded by the coding sequence GTGTCACCTTCAGCAAGGCCTGAGCCGGGCGGGGACACCGGGGCCGCGCGGGTCCGGCCCGCGCCCCGCCCCCGCACCCTGAAAGCCCGCATGAACGTCTGGCTGCGCTGGACACACACGTACACCAGCATGATCAGCCTGCTGGTCGTGCTGTTCTTCAGCCTGACCGGCATCACCCTGAACCACCCGGACTGGGTGTTCGGCACGCAGGAAACCACGAAAACGGTGACCGGCACCCTCCCGGCCGGCTGGATCAGCGGCAGCGAGGTCAACTGGCTGACCGTCGCCGAGGAACTCCGCGCGCAGCAGGGCCTCAAGGGCCGCGCCAGCGACCCCCGCGTGGACGGCCAGGAGGCCAGCATCTCGTTCCTGGCGCCCGGCTACAGCGCCGACACCTTCATCGACACGCAGACCGGCCGGTACGAGACGACCATCCTCGCGCAGGGCGCCGTGGCCGTCATGAACGACCTGCACAAGGGCCGCGACACCAGCCCGCTGTGGAAATGGGTGATCGACCTGAGCGCCGTGTTCCTGACCGTCATCTCACTGACCGGCCTGGGCATCCTGCTGTACCTGAAAAAGACCCGGGTGCAGGCCCTGACCGTCATGGGTGTCGGCGCCGCCCTGACCGTGCTGCTGGCGTGGCAGGCCAGCCGGTAG
- a CDS encoding DUF2271 domain-containing protein — MTHTDQTDAHPTDIDVATTTGRTTNSGRRSFLGTLAAATAALTLSRVAPAQAAAASTARKWATGMTLDINFTVATKATGRVKRPYVAVWIEDEAGNTVRTLTVWVQQSRMNPRWLQELRRWTRQNSGMLSTVSSATRNPGTYAVAWDGKTDKGAMATQGTYYVCVEAAREHGPYSLVREKVTVGAASFKKTLGTNNDIEASSVTFSKA; from the coding sequence ATGACCCACACCGACCAGACCGACGCCCACCCGACCGATATCGACGTTGCCACGACCACCGGCCGCACCACCAACAGCGGCCGCCGCAGCTTCCTGGGCACGCTGGCCGCCGCCACCGCCGCCCTGACCCTCTCCCGCGTCGCACCCGCACAGGCCGCCGCCGCCAGCACCGCCAGGAAATGGGCGACCGGCATGACCCTGGACATCAACTTCACGGTCGCCACCAAGGCCACCGGCCGCGTCAAACGCCCCTACGTGGCCGTCTGGATCGAGGACGAGGCCGGGAACACCGTGCGCACCCTGACCGTCTGGGTGCAGCAGTCCCGCATGAACCCCCGCTGGTTGCAGGAACTGCGCCGCTGGACCCGCCAGAACAGCGGCATGCTCTCCACCGTGTCCTCGGCCACCCGCAACCCCGGCACGTACGCCGTCGCCTGGGACGGCAAGACCGACAAGGGCGCCATGGCCACCCAGGGCACCTACTACGTGTGCGTCGAGGCGGCCCGCGAGCACGGCCCGTACTCGCTGGTCCGCGAGAAGGTCACGGTCGGCGCCGCTTCCTTCAAGAAGACCCTGGGGACCAACAACGACATCGAGGCCTCCAGTGTCACCTTCAGCAAGGCCTGA
- a CDS encoding FAD:protein FMN transferase: MPFVIPAALLNVLRPPQRLHSTYERLLGTEVELQIVAATHAQARDAEHAALTEIERLTLILNRFDPNSELSRWQAAHAPHVPLSLDLLNVLRLADHWNALSGGALHPGADAFGELWKQASLSGHPPTPATLARQASALRAEPWELHPDGSGTLIARYPIGLNALAKGYIVDCAATVASRCAGVRSVLVNAGGDLRVIGGRGLTVAVADPFTARDDAPPLTQVRVRGGALATSGSSHRGYQVGDQWYSHVIDPRSGQPVRDVPGVTVIAPECVSADALATTLSVLPFQAGLALAESLPGCEALIITAGGEQHATSGWRCAGPRPARLKPVLARAGRR; this comes from the coding sequence ATGCCGTTCGTGATTCCGGCCGCCCTGCTGAACGTCCTGCGCCCCCCGCAGCGACTGCACAGCACCTACGAACGACTCCTTGGAACAGAAGTGGAACTTCAGATCGTCGCCGCCACGCACGCCCAGGCCCGCGACGCCGAACACGCCGCCCTGACCGAGATCGAACGCCTCACCCTGATCCTCAACCGCTTCGACCCGAACAGCGAACTGTCCCGCTGGCAGGCCGCGCACGCCCCGCACGTTCCCCTGAGCCTCGACCTGCTGAACGTCCTGCGCCTCGCCGACCACTGGAACGCCCTCAGCGGCGGCGCGCTGCACCCCGGCGCGGACGCCTTCGGGGAACTCTGGAAGCAGGCCAGCCTCAGCGGGCACCCGCCCACCCCGGCCACCCTGGCCCGGCAGGCCAGCGCCCTGCGCGCCGAACCGTGGGAACTGCACCCGGACGGCAGCGGCACCCTGATCGCCCGGTACCCCATCGGCCTGAACGCCCTGGCCAAGGGGTACATCGTGGACTGCGCCGCGACCGTCGCCTCCCGCTGCGCGGGCGTGCGCAGCGTCCTCGTGAACGCCGGAGGTGACCTGCGCGTGATCGGCGGTCGCGGCTTGACCGTGGCCGTCGCCGACCCCTTCACTGCCCGTGACGACGCCCCGCCGCTGACGCAGGTGCGGGTGCGCGGGGGTGCGCTGGCCACCAGCGGCTCCTCGCACCGGGGGTATCAGGTGGGCGACCAGTGGTACTCGCACGTGATCGATCCGCGCAGCGGGCAACCGGTCCGGGACGTGCCGGGCGTGACGGTCATCGCGCCGGAATGCGTGAGCGCCGACGCCCTGGCCACCACCCTGAGCGTCCTGCCGTTCCAGGCGGGACTGGCCCTGGCGGAATCCCTGCCGGGCTGCGAGGCGCTGATCATCACGGCGGGCGGCGAGCAGCACGCCACCAGCGGCTGGCGCTGCGCAGGCCCACGACCGGCCCGGCTGAAACCCGTCCTGGCGCGCGCCGGGCGTCGTTAA